A single window of Nicotiana tomentosiformis chromosome 1, ASM39032v3, whole genome shotgun sequence DNA harbors:
- the LOC104119276 gene encoding uncharacterized protein: MCSSNSKLQRSSSADNITTQTISHINGRPVLQPNRNQVPLLERRNSLKNSPTKISSAAALHPLSSPRIDISPPSTTNCNNNNKISAKIKPFVTTPPISPKIKSPRQPAIMRDNNPNGLNSSAERAVSPKDTTKSTYLVKKSKNSSGIPCAENSLLKCSSSLIVEAPGSIAAARREQVANMQVQRKMRIAHYGRTKSAKFEGKVSAADFSSSPASASTNSNPREEKRCSFITANSDPLYIKYHDEEWGVPVHDDNLLFELLVLTGAQVGSDWASVLKKRQDFRDAFSGFDPEIASKYNERKITSTSADYSIELSQVRGAVDNSNRILEIKKEFGSFNKYLWGFVNNKPISTQYKACNKIPVKTSKSESISKDMVKRGFRYVGPTVIHSFMQAAGLTNDHLTTCPRHLQCVTLATQPPSTQ; the protein is encoded by the exons ATGTGTTCATCTAATTCCAAATTGCAGAGGAGCAGTAGTGCTGATAATATTACAACACAAACCATCTCTCATATCAATGGTCGCCCTGTTCTTCAACCAAATAGGAATCAAGTCCCTCTCTTGGAACGCCGCAATTCCCTAAAAAATTCACCAACCAAGATTTCTTCTGCTGCAGCATTACACCCTTTGTCATCACCAAGAATTGATATTTCTCCTCCAAGTACTACTAAttgtaacaataacaacaaaattaGTGCAAAAATAAAGCCTTTCGTGACAACTCCTCCTATCTCTCCTAAAATCAAATCACCTAGACAGCCAGCAATTATGAGGGATAATAATCCTAATGGCTTGAATTCTAGTGCTGAGAGAGCAGTGTCACCAAAAGACACTACTAAATCCACATATTTAGTGAAGAAGTCCAAGAATTCCAGTGGAATACCTTGTGCGGAAAATTCCTTGTTGAAATGCTCTTCTTCTTTGATAGTTGAGGCACCAGGAAGCATTGCAGCAGCAAGAAGGGAACAAGTAGCCAACATGCAAGTCCAAAGGAAAATGAGAATAGCTCATTATGGAAGAACAAAGTCAGCTAAGTTTGAAGGCAAAGTCTCTGCAGCTGACTTTTCCTCTTCTCCTGCTTCTGCTTCCACCAACTCCAATCCTCGAGAAGAAAAAAGATGCAGCTTTATCACAGCTAATTCGG ACCCTCTCTATATTAAATACCATGATGAGGAATGGGGAGTTCCTGTACATGATGATAA TCTGCTGTTTGAATTGTTGGTGTTAACTGGTGCACAAGTTGGATCAGACTGGGCTTCAGTATTAAAGAAAAGGCAAGATTTCAG GGATGCATTTTCAGGATTTGATCCGGAAATTGCTTCAAAGTACAATGAAAGGAAAATAACTTCAACAAGTGCCGATTATAGCATAGAGCTGAGCCAAGTCCGTGGAGCTGTTGACAACTCTAACAGAATCTTGGAG ATCAAGAAGGAATTCGGTTCCTTCAACAAGTATCTGTGGGGATTTGTGAACAACAAGCCCATATCAACACAATACAAGGCCTGTAACAAAATTCCAGTAAAGACCTCAAAATCTGAAAGCATAAGCAAAGATATGGTGAAGAGAGGTTTCCGGTACGTCGGTCCGACGGTAATACACTCCTTCATGCAGGCAGCCGGCCTTACCAACGACCACCTCACCACCTGCCCACGACATCTCCAATGTGTTACATTGGCAACTCAACCACCCTCCACGCAGTAA